One region of Priestia megaterium genomic DNA includes:
- a CDS encoding Alp7A family actin-like protein encodes MKISRFNKDCGNSVDMNIMDGYLFDFPTNVVELQKEAADSFFTDAVTAPEEFKKRILLSTTIGDEEKERYFLVGDIAASQQLANNHINRLHNKITSHIPYVTFLAAIAYYHALHAKDQKDNNIAIDYFSTMLPIWLLKKESTFGEAQKAMANRFLGDHTFRIHTPGFEKELKVVVEESACLKEGEIARFALKKDLTLQDREDANEYVECETVMVDIGGGSIDVVILPEGLKAANSRESFQSIEGIPYLAHIDKLRKEKFPELFTDLRAFDQFILDNYSKQKFELKNENTGAAIDLTAQITSSLKDYVEILLAKLNDVAPPPANKIRKYVYSGGVAPTLEVAIMTSMSEKIGEERTERYHKVPEDSRHLNLFGLEIRSIGYLQKKQAEKKAVKS; translated from the coding sequence ATGAAAATTTCACGTTTTAATAAAGACTGTGGAAACTCCGTCGATATGAATATTATGGATGGGTACCTATTTGACTTTCCAACCAACGTTGTAGAACTCCAAAAAGAAGCTGCTGATTCATTCTTTACAGATGCTGTGACAGCACCAGAAGAATTTAAGAAGCGTATCTTACTATCTACGACAATCGGTGACGAAGAGAAAGAACGTTATTTCTTAGTAGGAGATATCGCAGCAAGCCAACAACTTGCAAACAATCACATCAATCGTTTACATAACAAAATTACAAGCCACATTCCTTATGTGACATTTTTAGCTGCCATTGCATACTATCATGCATTACATGCAAAAGATCAAAAAGATAATAATATTGCAATTGACTATTTCTCTACGATGTTACCAATCTGGTTACTAAAGAAAGAAAGTACCTTTGGGGAAGCGCAAAAAGCCATGGCCAATCGCTTCCTAGGTGACCATACTTTCCGTATTCATACTCCAGGGTTTGAAAAAGAATTAAAGGTAGTTGTGGAAGAAAGTGCTTGCCTAAAAGAAGGTGAAATTGCTCGCTTTGCGTTGAAGAAAGACCTAACACTTCAAGACCGTGAAGATGCCAATGAATATGTGGAATGTGAAACCGTAATGGTAGATATCGGTGGAGGATCAATCGATGTCGTGATTTTACCAGAAGGATTAAAAGCTGCGAACAGCCGTGAATCATTCCAAAGTATTGAAGGCATCCCCTATTTAGCTCATATTGATAAGTTACGCAAAGAGAAATTCCCAGAGTTGTTTACGGATTTGCGTGCTTTTGATCAGTTTATTTTAGATAACTACAGTAAACAAAAATTCGAGTTGAAAAATGAAAACACAGGCGCAGCTATTGATTTAACAGCTCAAATTACATCTTCTTTGAAAGACTATGTGGAAATTTTACTAGCGAAGTTAAATGATGTGGCCCCACCACCGGCAAATAAAATTCGTAAATACGTATATAGTGGTGGTGTTGCTCCGACACTAGAAGTAGCTATTATGACTAGCATGAGTGAAAAGATTGGCGAAGAACGTACGGAGCGATATCATAAAGTACCAGAAGATAGCCGTCACTTGAACTTATTTGGCTTAGAAATCCGAAGCATCGGTTACCTTCAAAAGAAACAAGCTGAGAAGAAAGCCGTTAAATCCTAA
- the mntA gene encoding type VII toxin-antitoxin system MntA family adenylyltransferase antitoxin, protein MDRQIAQSITEFLHTHIQPSFIIVFGSFAKGTIHQESDIDIAFYVKDKKLDKYEIFMLAQELAGLLKREVDLVNIAEASTVFQAQIYTTGTVIYSDDDTLRMNEQMKALKMYAKLNEERKDVLRKVEESGSIYEK, encoded by the coding sequence ATGGATCGTCAGATAGCTCAGTCCATTACTGAATTTTTACATACTCATATACAACCTTCCTTTATCATTGTGTTTGGATCTTTTGCAAAAGGAACTATCCATCAAGAAAGTGATATTGATATTGCTTTTTATGTGAAGGATAAAAAATTAGATAAATATGAGATCTTCATGCTTGCGCAAGAGTTAGCTGGCTTGTTAAAGAGAGAAGTCGATTTAGTTAACATTGCGGAAGCTTCGACCGTTTTTCAGGCTCAAATTTATACGACTGGCACTGTTATTTATTCAGATGATGACACACTGCGTATGAATGAACAAATGAAGGCATTAAAGATGTATGCGAAATTAAATGAGGAACGAAAAGATGTGCTACGAAAAGTAGAAGAGAGTGGGAGTATTTATGAGAAATGA
- the hepT gene encoding type VII toxin-antitoxin system HepT family RNase toxin: MRNDVILNKISVIERCNKRILDVYQQNPQNLLDYTKQDSIILNIQRACEACIDLAMHIVAEERLGLPQTSREAFDMLESQSIITSEIAYRMKAMVGFRNIAVHDYQAINQDILQQILDKHLNDFTTYTKQILDY, from the coding sequence ATGAGAAATGATGTCATTTTAAATAAAATAAGTGTGATTGAAAGGTGTAATAAACGTATTTTGGATGTATACCAACAAAATCCACAAAACTTGCTGGATTATACCAAACAGGATTCCATCATCTTAAACATACAACGTGCGTGTGAAGCGTGTATCGATTTAGCGATGCACATTGTAGCTGAAGAACGATTAGGTCTTCCTCAAACGAGTAGAGAAGCTTTTGATATGTTGGAGTCACAATCTATCATTACAAGTGAGATTGCGTATAGAATGAAAGCCATGGTAGGGTTTCGAAACATTGCTGTTCACGATTATCAAGCGATCAATCAAGATATTCTGCAGCAAATCTTAGATAAGCATCTGAATGATTTTACTACGTATACCAAGCAGATTCTTGATTATTAA
- a CDS encoding aspartyl-phosphate phosphatase Spo0E family protein, translating into MQIYRYNNTLIKALLVDIEAGRELMIQVGLEEGFTSKNTIVIRQFIDQLLNQLEEVSATD; encoded by the coding sequence TTGCAAATATATAGATACAACAATACTTTAATAAAAGCTTTACTTGTAGATATAGAGGCAGGAAGAGAACTTATGATTCAAGTTGGTTTAGAGGAAGGATTCACCAGTAAGAATACCATTGTAATCAGGCAATTCATTGATCAATTGCTAAACCAATTAGAAGAGGTCTCTGCGACTGATTAG